The DNA segment cCGGAATAACATAAGCCTTTTGGCCTTTTAATGCAGAATGAAACcgcaacacaaaagacaaaaatatgaacatCATTGTGagacaaaatgttgataaaactgaaaaagGCTTTTGATGAATACGACTGGCCCATGTCTGTGTTATGATGTGTatctttaattttaaaaaatggtaatAAAATGGCCTGTCAGTGTCCAAAGCTACCGTATTTTGGTTCctaattttacatattttttatagCAAGTGAATATGCCAAATATCCATTGGCCATTAAGCGAACAATGGACAGAGGTGTAATAAACCTATGAAAGCAGATGCCACATTCCCTTCTACTTTAGCTATATGCAAAAAGTGGGGGACCTATATAAGCTAAACCTGAACGGCAAAAGGAATTCTAGGCAGATAACGTTCGGAATGTGGCTGAAAATGGAGCACTAAAATACTGCATTTAAAGATAAATAATGCATTACATCATCCTGCATTGAGCTCATACTGCTACCCTACACTATGCTGACACAGTAAGTACTATACTTTAGCATGTCTTTCAGCCGTTAACAACATTGCATTACCAGGGAACACAGAACAATGACTCACCAGTGGGCTGCAAATGGTCGGCACAAGTCTACATGGAAGTTTTTGAGGTCTTTGAATCTAATTGCCGCCTCTATATAGACAAAGAGTATCCACAGAGACACGGTGGGGAGGCAGACACCCCTCTCTAAGGGAACCAAGAGGAACAAATATTAGGATCATCCAAAACCATCAAAAATGAGTCATCTCATTGAGACTAGATTTTAGATTTTAAACTGCAAATAACATTCTTCCCATTTAGTCTTGAGCTACATCATGTTATATATTACTGGAGTCATGTTCATCTATTATCTAATTGTGTGTTACTGTGGAACTCCTCCGTATCGGTGGGTCCTGGACTTGTATGCGATATTAATATCCACATAACATAGACCAGGGGTGTTGAATATCTATGATGGAAAAAGGTTGGATCGCTAGTACTCCCTCCCCCAACTGGCACTACGATTTTAAATCTGACACCTGGCCTTTGCACAACACAACAGGGATACTACTAAATCAGACTGACAACTAATCCAGGGTGCAGTAGGCACACGTTAAACACATGTGAACACTTATGCTTCTTCGTCAGACAAGTGAGCTTGCTTGAGCACCACACTGCCAATATTTGTATGTGacacaaaacaaatcacaattTTCCTGTCATCGTCTCTGATTTTGGAAAAGTATCACATTTATGCTATCACACATGACAGTGAAACCTCACCCACCCCTTGTGAAAGATGGTCTCAAAACATTGAAGTGATCATTGAGCTCCAGAAgctatttcaaataaaaaaatgtactttgaTGATTATGACAATAATGCGggttgaatacatttttcaaacacAAGTAACTAGGACAATCCCCATTTTTCAGTGTCCATTTTTATCTGAAAAAATTCCAGCTTCACTTTGAATGAGCTGTATGACCCCCTTGATTTGTGGTTGTAGAGATTTCGTTTGGCACACAGCGTATGTATCTGATTTACACATGTACTTTCATGTGGTCACAAGAGAGGTGATGTAAGCTGAGTGGGTTGACACCCATGTCATGACGGTCCATGGCCTGAGTAATGGTCTCTCTGTCACAGCTCCAATAAGCAATGTAATGATCAAATTTTATCTTAGCGGCTTAAATCCTGCTGGTCTTCAGAAAACTACGCAGCACACTGCATTATACAGAAGAATAGCGTCTTACCTGTGTGCCAGACGTACTGCACCCACACATATGTACTGGCAGCAAAGAACAGCCATTGCacagggatgaagaggagacaaATGATGTCCGAGGTAAATGCCACACACACGAAGAATACTGAGAAGGCCTGTTGTGGTAAGAGACAAACAGTTCACATTAATTTTGCAGTCCCTAAGGTGTCAAAATAATATACGAATACCGTAATATGTGAGAACAATAAGTGGTTATAAGTGCTTAAATCGGAATTCTGAAAGAACATTGTCTCATTTTAGCCtttgttgcaggaaaaaaacaaggaagaaCAGGAGCAATAGTGCAGACATTTATGTGTGTTACTGAACTAAGGGAAGTGAAGTATTCAAATTCTTTGGTCAGAGAAGGTTGAATGTTTTCGTACATGAGATGGAAAAGCAACACAGTTGGTGTAATGCAGaaaaaatatgttgaattaATGTAATTATCACACCACAACAAACAACTACATACCAGCCCCTGGTATCTGAAGGAGTCGTACACGCTCCTGATGAAGAGCCAGAATGGCCAGAGGTATTCAAACCTGAACTCCAGAACAAAGTCTGCAAGTAGCACCAGTGCCCACACCACCAGGAACTTCAGGTACAGGAAGGtactacaacaacaaaacaggaGGTTTACTTCACATATTGTATAGTTAAAGCATtccacaaacatttcaatgacttAGGTGATAACAAAACCGTTGATATCCACTTCGTAAATCATTGATAAGTGGCATTGCTTTACATCCTGCGATTGAAGGAACTGATAACACCACAGTAAATACCAGATCTTTCTTTTAACAAGAGCTCTGACATTATCAAGTCAAACTTTTCTCTCACAAAACATCGCTCATCAGCTAGTCAAAGAGTAAACTCAACTGTACACTTGCATCTTCTATGGGGTGAATTATTCCTTATTACTGTGTTGTCTTAAAGGGTTCTAATCAGGTTTATCTGACGGAATACATATCAGTACATTAGTGTTTATACTAGAAAATATGcgtgaaaacaaatacaaatacaaacttGCCTCAAACCATGTTTACGCACACAAACAGGACCCATGTCTTAGAGTGGcctgtatttttattgaataaagcACTGTGCTTTGTGTGTGCAAATTTAGATTAATGAAATTAATAGGCTGCAAAAATGTAAGGCAATTTAAGAAGATGAGAAGTGACACAAAGCTCAGGAGCTTTTCTGTCATCAAAGCAGACTTCAAATTTGATAGGGGACCTTTTCAATAATTCAAAGATTgtcatttttctcatttgagGATGCCACGTTTCTACTTGCTGCCCTTTCCAACTGGTTTGAAGGATACAAAACTACTAGCTATCCGTAACAATAACCAGCTAAGTACTGTGTTCAAAACAAACCTGCCTCATTTCAGGCTACCAACTGACGACAAATAAGACAACCTACAGTATATATGTGcacattacatacatacatacaacacTACACAGCTAAGGCATAGCTAGCATCAGTAATTACCTTATATAGAATAAAGCATATTTTTAATAGTTGGCGCACATCCTGTACTGTGGCTAGATGAAAGATAGTGTATAGGCAGCACATGAATTAACACTGATATGAAAACGCTCTAGTATAGTGGGAAATGACACTTGATGTGTATCAAAACAGGCCGTTTCGTGGCCTAGCGCTAAAGCTGCTAGCTAACCCAGCGAAAACATGTACTCTGCTATCAGCTCGAGCCGCTAGTTAGCTATTGGACTGAtaattcatttgtttcagtAGCAACGCTAAAAGGGCCCAGTGTTTTCGTTAGTTTTTAGCCGACAACATTCACATTCGTTGGTCTCCATTATTGTCGTGAGGAAGACCCCTACGTCAGGCTCCGTTCAAGTTACCTGCCGTATATACCCTCGGTGATTCGGTTCCGTTTTAATGGCCGTCGGAGTTTGCTGCAGTCCGCATTGCGCCGCTTCATCCTCCTCCGCTTGGCTTTGGCCTTCGAATGACCACTGTAATCTTATCCAGTTTTCTTGAGTGTACAGACAATGATAATAAATGAAGTGCTTTGGGATATGTCGCTGTTATTAATCCCCCCCActagaaacaaagaaataaataaaggactCGCTTCGGGAACCTCCTCTTTTGCTGTTAGCGCAGACTCAATAAGCCCATACCGCGCTGTGTTTTACGGGTTTCCAGTTGCTAGACGGCTGGGATGTCCAATCGCTCTATCCGCCGAGGGATCTCGCTTTGACGGATACAGCGACGGGCCATTTACGTTGCTCGGTGACCGGCGGATCACTTCCTCTCTGCCAAAGACGAGCAGAGGAGAGAAAGGGGGCGGAGCTGCTGTACGTGGAGCGGCGAAAAGCTGGGCCAATCAGATTGTTTGTGGACAAATGGGGAATCAATGATTGACCAAACAGCTCACTGAAGAGGCGGGGTTACTGCTTTCAACGTTTGCTCCTTCCGTCTTTTTTAATATTAAGTGGACACAACAAGAATCAAACAAAGAAAAGGCGTATCAGAAGCTTCTCGTTATTAATTCTAactctatttttgttttgcgtttttATACTTTTTACTCTGAGATACAATCCTCTTATCTTTGTTGGCTCAATTACACGTCACTTTGTGTGGCGAAAATTCGCATATATCTTTTCTACTGATTATGACGAaataaagagtgtttttctctcAATTTACTGACTTTTTATGTTTATCtccagctgttttttttgtatttatactTATAGTAAACTCATACTTTAGAATTCCCTCACTAGAGGTCAGTGTTTTCAAACTTCCTTCTGGACAAACGCGATTGGTCGATGTTGAAGCTGAAGCTGACCTTTCACGTGAAGCAAAAGGTTGTGGTCACCCTGGACAATTCATCAATCCATTTAGGGCACACATAGACATTTATTAGGCCTAGAACGAGGGATTAAATTTCTTACGAGGGACCATATTACCAGATAAACAGATGGCGTGAAGGAAGACAACAATTAATactaaatataattaatatgTTCAACAAATAAGGATAATAGTAGGTGGGATTTAAGATTCATAAAATACTTCAATATGCACttcataaaaaacaacaacatataatCAATAAGTAAATACATTAAAGTCAAACTAATTTTGAATAATTatatacaacaaaaaataataaattgttgGCCTGCCAAAAGTTGAAAACACTTCAGGTTCTGTTGACCTTAGATTacgaacaaaaacatttcatgggTTGGGCTCATCTTCAGTCTCCAAATGGCACGTGTCTGCTCCACCAGAAATGTGCAGAGAAGCACTTCAATGGCTCCCCAGTACGCACCCAGCCTGCGTTCTCGTctggctcctctgctgctctttaTTCAAATCggattcattttcatgttttatttttgcattgagATTGACAACAATATAAATGCAAATGAGACTCCGTTTAGAGAGTTTTATGCAGGTGAGTAACAGAATGATGGGGGCGAATGAGAGAACATCACATTTAGACATAGAAATGTAGTGTTAGCCTCCAGGGAGGGGCATCTCTGTTGGACACTGATAAGCTTGTGTGGTTGAACGGTGGAAATGTCTCCTCACAATTCTGTCACAACTTGAGTATCTGAGCATTATAGAATCTTTTTTTACACAGAGTACCAGGATGTGAATGTGATGGTGATCGCAGGTTTTGGCTTTCTGAGCGCCTTTCCAGTACGATATAGCTTCAGTTCCTGTGGATTCAACCTCCTAGTCGCTGCCGTGTCCACTCAGTGGGCGATCATTCTCAATGGTATTGACTCCTGGTTCTATAGAGGAAAGATTAGAGTCAACTTAAAAAGGTAAACTGTATGTAACTAAGTTCActcattttaaaattcaaatattggGTTTGATGGTAGTTTTCAAACACAGCTTGGTAGTTGCAGAAATGTGTGCACTCTCCGCTCTCATTTCAATTGGGGCACTTATGGGGAAAGCCAACCCTGTCCAACTCGTCCTCATGGGCCTGCTGGAGGTCTCCGGTTTTGTCCTCAATAAATGGCTTCTCCAGACTTTGCTTGAAGTAAGCCACATTTGCCCttctgcttttttaaaaattaaattatgtCAGAAGCTACAGGTACATGCACAGACTTCTTCAGTTTCTATGActaaaatatcataaaaaaaacgTGTCACAATACATTTGGGcagaattgattttaaattgaatttctttaagaatttaagaatgagGGGTAAAAAAAGCTCCAGCAAAAAGTGTACATTTCTCATGCAGGGACAAGAGGCTTGTGCTTGAGCACCACTGGAAGTATATCTGTGCATGTGCCTGAGTAACAATATTGAATTATtctatttaattgttttttttaatcaatgccACTGCTTTCGTTTCCATCTAGATTTGGCATAAACTCACCAGTGATCTTAAATTATGATCCTCAGGTACCACTGTTCCACAGCATCATGCTGCTCCATATATTCGGCGCATTCTTCGGGTTAACGGTGACCTGGCTCCTATACAGACCTGCATCAGAACAACCAttggagaaggagaagctggGGCAGAAAACAGGACTTTTCTCTTTCTTCGGTGCGCAAATGTTGAACTGACCTCGCTGAAATAAGTTCTGTCTTTTCTTGTCCGGTAATTTCAACAAACATATGGAAATTTCGAATTACGtcatagattaaaaaaaaaaaaagttaatacaATACAAATCAAATGTTTTGAGTTGGTAGAGCATTACTGAAATGTTGTGTGTCTCCACATGATGGATTGATGAGTTTTAGATCTAAAATAATAACTTGCTTGACCATCAGCAATCTTCCATCTTGTCCTTCAGGCACCCTGCTCCTTTGGATGTTTTGGCCCAGTTTTAACTCCATCCTTGTGGACCACCGTCTTCCTGGAAGGAAACTGAGTGCAGTGTGTGCCACGTACTTGGCTCTCGCTGTCAGTGCGGTGACTTCAGCTGGTGTGTCAATGCTCTCAAGTCCACAAGGAAAAGTCAATCCAGTACGGTTCTATTTTACTTCAGTGAGCcattgattttctttcattgCTTGTTTGCACTCTTTACCAGGTTCAACTACAGTCATGCATCTTTGCGGTGGCGTTGGGGATTTCTTTGCCAGTGGTCCGTGAGCCTTGGGAGGCCATGACAATTGGATTTCTGGCTGCTGCAATGTCGTCAGCAGGCTACAGCTATCTAAAGGTTCTGTCCACTTTCTTCAGATATTTTGATATGTTAACTTGACAATGTCTTGTTTTCCAGGCGTACATGGTCTTAGCATTAAAATGTCATGACACCTGTGCTGTGTTGAGCACTCATGCAGTTCCTGGTCTATTTGGATGGATGGCACATCTCCTGTTGCAGATCAGAGACTCTGATGATCACACTATGTAACAGAAACACTGTCTCCATGATAATGATGCTGTAGGTGTGtcatgaaatataaatgaagtATTGTTACAGGGCAATTCGGTTTGCTGTATTCCACATCAGTGGCCTGCTCATTACCATAGCGATGAGTTTGGCCATGGGAGTTATCACAGGTACCAGAAAATCCTCTGACTTGGTTTCaactaacaaaaacaaagctaaatGTAATGACTTGTCTGTGACAGGGGTGATTCTGAAGGCAAACCTGTGGAGACCACCACAGGACAGGAAGTGCTTTGATGACCAGGCCTATTGGGTGGTACATAAAGCTGTTTCATATCTGCTGTAATTCAAACAGAAATTCATGATGACTTTGCTTTTCAGTTTCCAAACCTTGCAGTCCGCAAGTAAGAAGACAACATATGTCCATGAAATCCCTGCTTGCACCTAACTAATGGAATAAATAACACAGTTCTTGGCTCAGTTTCTTTGTTTAATGCATCATGTAGAACAAACACTGAGTCTGTGATAAGAAATTAAATACAAGGAAATAAAACCAACCTTCACACACATCACCCTGCCCATGTGAAACCATTAAAGACTACAGGTTAGCATCGTGAAATAAGACACGTACAGCAATAAACCAAGATAACTGCGAAGCGGGCGACCAGACTGTTTCAGtaagataaacaaataaagcatTTTGTCTCATAAAAACAGTGAGGCAGACTCTCTACTGCCAGAGATCCTCTGTTCGGCCGAACTTGAACACCAAACCCCTGAAGAAGAAAAACCATAATGTGAGGCTTTAAAATGAAGTTTAAGTTAAAATGAAGTGCTATAAGTAACTCACCCAAAGAAGATAAAGGCGTTTTGGAAGAAGACGGCGATGCCAGGGTAGACGATTTTGGCCCCTAAATGACACAAAAGGTTCCACAGTGGGTGGGTGTTTAGGAATTGATCAGCCAGCCACAGATTCTAGCAATGCATAAGataaaaatgacattcaaagaacacagacaaaacagatgtGCTTCTGGCCTGACAATACacagagcaaagaaaaaaaagtgtcaaaatTGAGGAACCACTTCAGACCAAATACATGTCCTTACAAAATATCCAACTCCATACTGACTAGCAGTAGCTATGCTCACATACTGGCAAATCCCTGACCACACGCACCATAGCTCCAGGAGGCGCAAGCCATGTGCCtaagaaaatacatttgatcactAACCATCTGCGCATGGTTCCTTGATGCTAAAAATGGTCTCCATTcctctattttatttaaagtatAGTATTCACATGAATGACACCCTCAGATCTGGAGGTTCTGCTCCTCGCCTACACAccgtaaaaaacaaacaaactgtagTTTCACCAAAATCCATCATTTAACAACAATACCGAGAACCATGGGGTCAATTAAAACAAGAGAAAGTGTTCGCACCACGGACCCTTGAACACAAAACAAGGGAAACCTACACCTACACCACAATGACAATTGTCAAATGGAAATTTTTGCATCTAGTCTTTCAGGAGATTGGCAGCGTTGGTGGAGTTGCGGACACGCGGTTGAaaacaaggctcaatattttggtggCATGAAGCTTGATGTCCATAAGAACACATTTCATAGCCGGAtcattgtataagctgcagggttcaggcCACAAGAAAAAATCCAGAATTTATGGTAAGTAGGGATGGGCAacgtggacaaaaaaaatatcatgataTCATGTTGTCATTTTGGTGATAACGATAATTAACAGGAgacatacattttcattctattacaTACATTCTATTACATACGtcggacacactacagtctctcttgaaactgtttgatGATGACAATTGGCAGTTGATCCAAAatcattgtttgtttatgtataaatataatagttaacaaatgtagagatgagaatctcaatgttttacatttcacaACCGAGTCGTGTCTgtcagactgctctgccagttttatttaggggttaaactgagctgtctgtctgctgtcccgTCTCTTAACGgtttactttaac comes from the Synchiropus splendidus isolate RoL2022-P1 chromosome 16, RoL_Sspl_1.0, whole genome shotgun sequence genome and includes:
- the rhd gene encoding rh blood group, D antigen codes for the protein MAPQYAPSLRSRLAPLLLFIQIGFIFMFYFCIEIDNNINANETPFREFYAEYQDVNVMVIAGFGFLSAFPVRYSFSSCGFNLLVAAVSTQWAIILNGIDSWFYRGKIRVNLKSLVVAEMCALSALISIGALMGKANPVQLVLMGLLEVSGFVLNKWLLQTLLEVPLFHSIMLLHIFGAFFGLTVTWLLYRPASEQPLEKEKLGQKTGLFSFFGTLLLWMFWPSFNSILVDHRLPGRKLSAVCATYLALAVSAVTSAGVSMLSSPQGKVNPVQLQSCIFAVALGISLPVVREPWEAMTIGFLAAAMSSAGYSYLKAYMVLALKCHDTCAVLSTHAVPGLFGWMAHLLLQIRDSDDHTMAIRFAVFHISGLLITIAMSLAMGVITGVILKANLWRPPQDRKCFDDQAYWVFPNLAVRK